The following are from one region of the Pectobacterium actinidiae genome:
- the mepS gene encoding bifunctional murein DD-endopeptidase/murein LD-carboxypeptidase: MVKSQPILRYIWRAVPAVAVAMMLSACGSNSAYNNKAQTDMHAVNDKDGLLLQASQDEFEALVRNVDIKSKLLNQYASWKGVRYRLGGDSRRGIDCSAFVQRTFREQFGMDLPRSTYEQQEMGQQIQRSKLRVGDLVLFRAGSTGRHVGIYLGNDQFVHASTSSGVIISKMTEDYWNKRYQEGRRVLSKGKTS, translated from the coding sequence ATGGTCAAGTCTCAACCGATTCTGAGATATATCTGGCGGGCAGTGCCTGCCGTCGCGGTCGCAATGATGCTCTCCGCCTGTGGAAGTAATAGTGCATACAACAATAAAGCTCAAACTGATATGCATGCAGTTAATGACAAAGATGGTCTTTTACTGCAAGCCTCTCAGGATGAATTTGAAGCTCTGGTTCGTAACGTGGATATCAAGTCCAAGTTACTTAACCAATATGCCAGTTGGAAAGGTGTTCGTTACCGTTTAGGCGGTGACAGTCGCCGTGGCATTGACTGCTCAGCTTTCGTTCAGCGCACGTTCCGCGAACAGTTTGGTATGGATCTACCGCGTTCAACCTATGAACAGCAAGAGATGGGCCAGCAAATTCAGCGCAGCAAACTGCGTGTAGGCGATCTTGTTCTGTTCCGTGCAGGTTCAACCGGCCGCCATGTTGGCATTTATCTCGGTAACGATCAGTTCGTTCACGCGTCTACCAGCAGTGGCGTCATCATTTCCAAGATGACCGAAGACTACTGGAATAAACGTTATCAAGAAGGGCGCCGAGTCCTGAGCAAAGGAAAAACCAGCTAA
- a CDS encoding phosphatase PAP2 family protein has product MSFARFSSILVLNVLGIGLFLSWYLPENHGFWLTLDSHIFFYFNRLLVDSPTFLHLVAITNNRAFDGCALVAMGLLYLSFYLKATSTERRRLLILGFIMLLTAVVLNQAGHLLPVQHASPTLYFSDVNRVSDLTGIPTKDASSDSFPGDHGMMLMIFAAFMLRYFTRTAFAISLAIVVIFSLPRIMIGAHWFTDIAVGSLSVVLVGLSWWLLTPASDAAIALLNRLLPKKSTV; this is encoded by the coding sequence ATGTCATTTGCTCGTTTTTCTTCTATTTTAGTGCTCAATGTATTGGGCATCGGTCTGTTTTTATCTTGGTATCTACCAGAAAATCATGGTTTTTGGCTCACGCTCGACAGCCATATCTTTTTCTATTTCAACCGTCTCTTGGTTGATAGCCCGACGTTTTTACATCTGGTTGCCATTACGAATAACCGCGCTTTTGACGGCTGTGCGCTCGTTGCGATGGGGTTGCTGTATCTGTCGTTTTATCTGAAAGCTACATCCACCGAGCGTCGCCGTTTGTTGATTCTCGGTTTTATCATGCTGTTAACTGCCGTCGTGCTGAATCAGGCAGGACATTTATTACCGGTGCAACACGCCAGCCCGACGCTCTACTTTAGTGACGTCAACCGCGTTTCAGACTTAACCGGTATTCCGACCAAAGATGCTTCATCGGACAGTTTCCCTGGCGACCACGGCATGATGCTGATGATCTTTGCTGCTTTTATGCTGCGCTATTTTACCCGCACCGCTTTCGCTATCAGTCTGGCCATCGTGGTGATTTTCTCATTGCCTCGCATCATGATTGGTGCACATTGGTTTACCGATATTGCAGTCGGTTCGCTCTCGGTTGTTCTGGTCGGACTAAGCTGGTGGCTATTAACGCCAGCAAGCGATGCCGCTATTGCCCTGTTAAACCGGCTATTACCTAAAAAATCGACAGTATAA
- a CDS encoding CobW family GTP-binding protein, whose product MLTKVNLITGFLGSGKTTTIRHLLSQKPEDEVWAVLVNEFGEVGIDGALLADSGAVLKEIPGGCMCCVNGLPMQVGLNMLLQQKKPHRLLIEPTGLGHPKQILALLTSDSYQPWLTLQATMCLLDARQLSETRYTENENFRDQLAAADIIIANKRDTYTADDLAALQGWQQTSGDGRQIIEASQGNVDHQLLDQPRHHSAQERLRELPDGAHHHSHKPTNGLAALQLPGGQSWRRSLNQGQGYHACGWIFAPETAFDTAALLDWVRLSPVSRVKGVMRIKEGTLVVNRQGHDLHIETRSAAPIDSRIEIINETPAEWNTLQASLLKARLANVD is encoded by the coding sequence ATGCTAACGAAAGTCAATTTGATTACGGGATTTCTGGGTAGTGGAAAAACCACCACGATTCGTCATCTTCTGTCGCAAAAGCCTGAAGACGAAGTCTGGGCGGTGCTGGTCAATGAATTCGGCGAAGTGGGCATTGACGGTGCTTTACTGGCAGATAGCGGTGCCGTTCTGAAAGAAATTCCCGGCGGCTGCATGTGCTGCGTGAACGGCTTGCCGATGCAGGTCGGCCTGAATATGCTGCTGCAACAGAAGAAGCCCCATCGGTTGCTTATCGAGCCTACAGGGCTCGGCCACCCGAAACAAATTCTCGCCTTGCTAACGAGTGATAGCTATCAGCCCTGGCTGACATTACAGGCGACGATGTGTCTGCTAGATGCGCGTCAGCTAAGCGAAACCCGTTACACGGAAAATGAGAACTTCCGCGATCAGCTTGCCGCCGCTGATATTATTATCGCCAACAAGCGCGATACCTATACCGCCGACGATCTCGCGGCATTACAGGGGTGGCAACAGACAAGCGGCGATGGTCGACAAATTATCGAGGCTAGTCAGGGAAACGTTGACCACCAGTTGCTCGACCAACCGCGACACCATTCAGCGCAAGAGCGTCTGCGCGAATTGCCCGATGGCGCCCACCACCACTCGCATAAGCCAACAAATGGCCTGGCCGCGCTACAATTACCGGGTGGGCAGTCTTGGCGCCGCTCTCTCAATCAAGGGCAGGGTTACCACGCTTGCGGCTGGATATTCGCACCTGAAACCGCTTTTGATACCGCCGCCCTGCTGGACTGGGTGCGCCTTTCTCCCGTAAGCCGGGTTAAAGGGGTGATGCGCATAAAAGAAGGGACGCTAGTCGTCAACCGTCAGGGACACGATCTTCATATAGAAACCCGATCGGCGGCTCCCATTGATAGCCGTATCGAAATCATTAATGAAACACCCGCAGAATGGAATACGTTACAAGCCTCGTTGTTAAAGGCTCGTTTAGCTAACGTGGACTAA
- the yeiP gene encoding elongation factor P-like protein YeiP: MARANEIKRGMVVNYNDKLLLVKDIDVQSPSARGASTLYKMRFSDVRTGLKVEERFKGDDIIDTITLTRRTVTFSYIDGDEYVFMDDEDYTPYLFKKDQIEDELLFIPEGGMPGIQVLSWDGQIIALELPQTVDLEIVETAPGIKGASASSRNKPATMSTGLVIPVPEYLSAGEKIRIHIPERRYMGRAD; encoded by the coding sequence ATGGCAAGAGCGAACGAGATCAAACGCGGAATGGTCGTTAACTATAACGACAAGTTATTGCTGGTAAAGGACATCGACGTCCAGAGCCCCAGCGCCCGCGGTGCCAGCACACTGTACAAAATGCGCTTTTCTGATGTCCGTACGGGTTTGAAAGTGGAAGAGCGTTTTAAAGGCGACGACATTATCGATACCATTACGCTGACGCGTCGTACGGTCACCTTCTCTTATATTGACGGCGACGAATACGTCTTTATGGATGATGAAGACTACACCCCGTACCTCTTCAAGAAGGATCAAATAGAAGACGAGCTGCTGTTTATCCCTGAAGGCGGCATGCCAGGCATTCAGGTATTGAGCTGGGACGGCCAAATCATCGCGCTGGAACTGCCACAAACGGTCGATCTGGAAATTGTTGAGACGGCACCGGGCATTAAAGGTGCGTCCGCCAGCTCACGCAACAAACCTGCGACGATGAGTACCGGTCTGGTTATTCCCGTTCCAGAATATCTGAGCGCAGGTGAAAAAATCCGTATTCATATTCCAGAACGTCGCTACATGGGTCGCGCAGACTAA
- a CDS encoding YkgJ family cysteine cluster protein: MDCRPHCGACCIAASISTPMPGLPHGKPANTPCIHLDDAMRCGLFHSPQRPAVCAGLKPRADMCFSHRDEAMIYLLKLEADTAP, encoded by the coding sequence ATGGACTGTCGCCCCCATTGCGGTGCCTGCTGCATCGCAGCATCGATTTCAACGCCTATGCCGGGTCTGCCGCACGGCAAGCCTGCAAACACGCCCTGTATTCATCTTGATGATGCGATGCGCTGCGGGTTGTTTCATTCCCCACAGCGGCCTGCGGTTTGCGCGGGGCTGAAGCCGCGCGCGGATATGTGTTTCAGCCATCGTGATGAGGCGATGATTTATCTGCTCAAACTGGAAGCCGACACCGCCCCTTAA
- the setB gene encoding sugar efflux transporter SetB has translation MFTPANTTRRPPDLTSSAFLVIAFLTGTAGALQLPTLSLFLSSEVQARPFLVGMFYTGSAVIGIVVSQMLATRSDRQGDRKSLIFVCCLLGALACMLFAWNRNYFILLFIGVLLSSFGSTANPQLFALAREHADKTGREAAMFSSILRAQISLAWVVGPPIAFALALGFGFTAMYLTAAIVFILCGILVKLFLPSMPKTVEKTTSTLESPRRNRRDTLLLFVACTLMWTCNGIYLINMPLYLVHELHLPEKLAGIMMGVAAGLEIPVMLIAGYVAKRFGKRFLMRLAVASGLLFFGGLLVLDGEIALLALQALNAIFIGILAGIGMLYFQDLMPGQAGAATTLFTNTTRVGWIISGSLAGIVAEIWNYHAVFFFALLMIAGSIYCMWRIKDA, from the coding sequence ATGTTCACTCCTGCAAACACAACGCGACGTCCGCCTGACCTGACATCGTCAGCATTTTTAGTTATCGCCTTTCTGACCGGAACGGCCGGTGCTCTGCAACTGCCTACGCTCAGCCTCTTTCTTTCCAGCGAAGTACAGGCTCGTCCTTTCCTGGTCGGGATGTTTTATACCGGCAGCGCGGTTATCGGTATTGTCGTCAGCCAAATGCTGGCCACGCGCTCAGACCGTCAGGGCGATCGCAAATCACTGATCTTCGTCTGCTGCCTGCTGGGCGCATTGGCCTGCATGCTGTTTGCATGGAACCGTAACTACTTTATTCTGCTCTTTATCGGCGTGTTGCTGAGCAGCTTTGGCTCAACCGCCAACCCACAGCTCTTTGCGCTGGCGCGGGAGCACGCGGATAAAACCGGTCGTGAAGCGGCGATGTTCAGCTCCATCCTCCGCGCGCAAATTTCTCTCGCCTGGGTTGTCGGCCCACCTATCGCCTTTGCGCTGGCACTGGGATTCGGCTTCACGGCGATGTATCTCACCGCCGCCATCGTCTTTATCCTATGCGGCATTCTGGTCAAACTCTTTCTGCCTTCCATGCCGAAAACCGTGGAAAAGACCACTTCCACGCTGGAGTCACCGCGCCGCAACCGCCGGGATACGCTCTTGCTGTTCGTGGCGTGTACCTTAATGTGGACCTGCAACGGCATTTACCTCATTAATATGCCGTTGTATCTGGTGCATGAACTGCATCTGCCGGAAAAGCTGGCAGGTATCATGATGGGTGTGGCCGCAGGGTTGGAAATTCCGGTGATGCTGATTGCCGGTTACGTTGCCAAACGCTTCGGTAAACGTTTCCTGATGCGGCTTGCCGTTGCCTCTGGTTTGCTGTTCTTCGGCGGCTTACTGGTTCTTGATGGCGAAATAGCGCTGCTGGCGTTACAGGCATTGAACGCGATCTTTATTGGCATTCTGGCCGGAATCGGCATGCTTTATTTTCAGGATTTGATGCCCGGACAGGCGGGTGCCGCGACAACACTGTTTACCAATACCACACGCGTTGGCTGGATCATCTCCGGTTCACTGGCTGGGATTGTTGCTGAAATCTGGAACTATCACGCCGTCTTCTTCTTCGCGTTGCTGATGATCGCCGGTTCCATCTATTGTATGTGGCGCATCAAAGACGCCTGA
- the fruB gene encoding fused PTS fructose transporter subunit IIA/HPr protein: MFQLSQQDIHLGAAASNKQEAIQLVASALTEAGCVNAGYVDGMLQREQQTSTYLGSGIAIPHGTTDTRDLVLKTGVQVFQFPQGIAWGEDQTAYVVLGIAARSDEHLALLRQLTHVLSDDRVAARLASTTSAEELRSLLMGEQQLAEFRFDTSLIALDVATDNLLTLQALNAGRLQQVGAADASFVSTAVSNKPLNLGQGVWFSDSAVGNLSSAAAVARPVTPFSVDGENVALLVTVAAADDQAFAPIDYLSNLLIAQKAERLLTADAPTLLALLTSDVPEESEVLTAEFTIRNEHGLHARPGTMLVNVIKQFSSDITVTNLDGTGKPANGRSLMKVVALGVKKGHKLRFTASGSDAEQALAAIGDAITSGLGEGAA; the protein is encoded by the coding sequence ATGTTCCAGTTGTCACAGCAAGATATTCATTTGGGCGCAGCGGCCAGCAATAAGCAGGAAGCTATCCAGCTTGTTGCTTCAGCACTGACCGAGGCCGGGTGCGTTAACGCAGGGTATGTCGACGGCATGCTACAGCGCGAACAGCAAACATCCACCTATTTGGGAAGCGGCATTGCTATCCCTCACGGCACAACCGATACCCGCGATCTGGTATTGAAGACCGGGGTTCAAGTATTTCAGTTTCCTCAGGGTATCGCTTGGGGTGAAGATCAAACCGCCTACGTGGTGCTGGGTATTGCAGCCCGCTCTGATGAACATCTGGCGTTGCTGCGCCAATTGACCCACGTCCTGAGCGACGATCGCGTCGCGGCACGTCTGGCAAGCACCACATCAGCAGAAGAGCTGCGTAGCCTGCTGATGGGCGAGCAACAACTGGCGGAGTTCCGCTTTGATACCTCGCTGATTGCACTGGATGTGGCGACCGACAATTTGTTGACGCTTCAGGCGCTGAACGCGGGTCGTCTTCAGCAGGTCGGCGCAGCCGACGCCAGCTTCGTCAGCACCGCAGTCAGCAACAAGCCGCTGAATCTGGGACAGGGTGTGTGGTTCAGCGATAGTGCTGTTGGTAACCTCAGCAGCGCGGCGGCAGTGGCACGTCCAGTTACGCCTTTCAGCGTTGACGGTGAAAATGTGGCCTTGCTGGTGACGGTGGCCGCCGCCGACGATCAGGCTTTTGCGCCGATCGATTACCTGAGCAACCTGCTGATTGCGCAAAAAGCAGAACGTCTGCTGACGGCTGATGCCCCGACGCTGCTTGCACTCTTGACCAGCGACGTACCGGAAGAAAGCGAAGTGCTGACGGCAGAATTTACCATTCGCAACGAACACGGCCTGCACGCGCGTCCGGGAACGATGCTGGTGAACGTGATCAAGCAGTTCAGCAGTGACATTACCGTCACCAATCTGGATGGCACGGGTAAACCGGCAAATGGCCGCAGCTTGATGAAAGTGGTCGCACTGGGCGTGAAAAAAGGTCACAAACTGCGTTTCACCGCCAGCGGTAGCGATGCGGAACAAGCACTGGCCGCGATTGGCGACGCGATTACGTCCGGTTTGGGCGAGGGGGCAGCATGA
- the fruK gene encoding 1-phosphofructokinase: protein MSRRVATITLNPAYDLVGYCPEVEKGEVNLVQTAGLHAAGKGINVAKVLKDLGIDVTVGGFLGRDNQDGFQQLFSELGIANRFQVVPGRTRINVKLTEKDGDVTDFNFSGFEVTQQDWQRFVNDSLSWLGQFDMVAVSGSLPAGVDPDAFTDWMSRLRTQCPCIIFDSSREALVAGLKASPWLVKPNRRELEIWAGRKLPTLADVVDAAHALREQGIAHVVISLGAEGALWVNASGAWRALPPACDVVSTVGAGDSMVGGLIYGLLMRESSEHTLRLATAVSALAVSQSNVGITDRPQLAAMMARVDLKPFN, encoded by the coding sequence ATGAGCAGGAGAGTAGCCACAATCACCCTGAATCCAGCTTATGACCTGGTTGGCTATTGCCCGGAAGTTGAAAAAGGCGAAGTTAATCTGGTTCAAACAGCGGGTCTGCACGCCGCAGGCAAAGGGATCAACGTTGCCAAGGTGCTGAAAGATCTCGGGATTGATGTCACGGTAGGTGGCTTTCTGGGGAGAGACAACCAGGATGGTTTTCAGCAATTGTTCAGCGAGCTGGGCATTGCCAACCGTTTCCAGGTTGTGCCAGGACGTACGCGTATTAATGTCAAATTAACCGAAAAAGATGGCGATGTAACCGACTTCAACTTTTCCGGTTTTGAAGTGACACAGCAGGACTGGCAGCGTTTCGTGAATGATTCGCTGAGCTGGCTGGGGCAGTTCGACATGGTCGCGGTGAGCGGCAGCCTGCCTGCTGGCGTCGATCCTGATGCGTTTACTGACTGGATGTCTCGTCTGCGTACGCAGTGTCCTTGCATTATTTTCGACAGCAGCCGTGAAGCGCTGGTGGCGGGACTGAAAGCCTCTCCTTGGTTGGTGAAACCGAACCGCCGGGAACTGGAGATATGGGCTGGGCGTAAATTACCTACGCTGGCTGATGTGGTGGATGCCGCCCACGCGCTGCGTGAGCAGGGTATCGCGCATGTTGTGATCTCACTGGGTGCAGAAGGTGCCTTGTGGGTGAATGCATCGGGCGCGTGGCGGGCTTTGCCACCTGCTTGTGATGTGGTAAGTACGGTAGGGGCGGGCGACTCCATGGTTGGGGGGTTGATTTATGGCCTATTAATGCGTGAGTCCAGTGAGCACACTCTGCGTTTGGCGACAGCGGTTTCAGCGCTGGCCGTCAGCCAAAGTAATGTTGGTATTACCGATCGTCCTCAGTTGGCCGCAATGATGGCGCGTGTCGACCTCAAACCCTTTAACTGA
- the fruA gene encoding PTS fructose transporter subunit IIBC has translation MKTLLILDKSLGLARSQLVKNLLGAAAAKAGVTFTEQAHDAELAIVLGASAAADSALNGKQVYVGDIEQAVSQPEAFLAKAQAEATVYQVAASAPVQQQTAAAKRIVAITACPTGVAHTFMAAEAIESEAKKRGWWVKVETRGSVGAGNAITPEEVEQADLVIVAADIEVDLAKFAGKKMYRTSTGLALKKTAQELDKAQSEAKVYQPSGQASASSVSESAQKGGAGPYRHLLTGVSYMLPMVVAGGLCIALSFVFGIEAFKQEGTLAAALMKIGGGSAFALMVPVLAGYIAFSIADRPGLTPGLVGGMLAVSTGAGFLGGIIAGFLAGYIARAINNKLILPQSLTALKPILIIPLFATLITGLIMIYVVGTPVAKILIGLTSWLQSMGTANAVILGAILGAMMCTDMGGPVNKVAYVFGTTLLSSQIYAPMAAVMAAGMVPPLAMGLATVLASKKFNPTEREGGKAAFVLGLCFISEGAIPYAARDPMRVLPCCIIGGALTGALSMAVGAKLMAPHGGLFVLLIPGAITPVIGYLLAIIAGTVVAGVLYALLKRSDEQLAKVA, from the coding sequence ATGAAAACGCTGCTGATTTTGGATAAATCACTGGGCCTGGCGAGAAGCCAACTGGTGAAGAACCTACTCGGCGCTGCCGCTGCGAAAGCAGGGGTGACGTTTACAGAACAAGCTCACGACGCTGAACTGGCGATCGTTCTGGGTGCGTCCGCCGCGGCGGATAGCGCACTGAATGGCAAGCAGGTTTATGTCGGTGATATCGAACAGGCTGTTTCGCAGCCGGAAGCCTTTTTAGCGAAAGCGCAGGCTGAAGCCACGGTCTATCAGGTCGCAGCGTCAGCTCCCGTTCAGCAGCAGACCGCCGCTGCCAAGCGTATTGTTGCAATAACGGCGTGCCCGACGGGTGTCGCGCACACGTTTATGGCAGCAGAAGCGATTGAAAGCGAAGCCAAAAAACGCGGCTGGTGGGTTAAAGTGGAAACGCGCGGCTCTGTTGGCGCGGGCAACGCGATTACCCCAGAGGAAGTTGAGCAGGCCGATCTGGTGATCGTTGCTGCGGATATTGAAGTCGATCTGGCGAAGTTTGCTGGCAAGAAGATGTATCGCACCTCGACCGGGCTGGCACTGAAGAAGACCGCGCAGGAGTTAGATAAAGCGCAGTCTGAAGCGAAAGTGTATCAGCCGTCCGGGCAAGCCAGCGCGTCAAGCGTGAGCGAGTCTGCACAGAAAGGTGGAGCAGGCCCGTATCGCCACCTGTTGACCGGCGTCTCTTACATGCTGCCGATGGTGGTGGCGGGCGGTCTGTGTATCGCGCTGTCGTTTGTCTTTGGTATTGAAGCCTTTAAACAGGAAGGTACGCTGGCCGCGGCGCTGATGAAGATCGGCGGTGGTTCTGCTTTTGCTCTGATGGTACCCGTGCTGGCGGGCTATATCGCGTTCTCCATTGCGGATCGTCCGGGCTTAACGCCGGGTCTGGTTGGCGGGATGTTGGCGGTGAGCACGGGCGCAGGCTTCCTCGGGGGCATTATTGCCGGTTTCCTGGCGGGTTATATTGCCAGAGCGATCAACAATAAACTGATTCTGCCGCAAAGTTTGACGGCGCTAAAACCGATCCTGATTATTCCGCTGTTCGCTACGTTGATCACTGGTCTTATCATGATTTACGTCGTCGGTACGCCGGTGGCGAAAATCCTGATTGGCCTGACTAGCTGGCTGCAATCCATGGGTACGGCGAATGCGGTGATCCTGGGTGCGATTCTGGGTGCGATGATGTGTACGGATATGGGCGGCCCGGTTAACAAGGTGGCTTACGTCTTCGGTACGACCTTGCTCAGTAGCCAGATTTACGCGCCGATGGCTGCCGTCATGGCCGCCGGTATGGTGCCACCGTTGGCAATGGGGCTGGCGACCGTGCTGGCAAGCAAGAAATTCAACCCCACCGAGCGTGAAGGCGGCAAAGCGGCATTTGTTCTGGGCCTGTGCTTTATTTCCGAAGGTGCGATTCCTTACGCAGCGCGTGATCCAATGCGCGTTCTGCCTTGCTGCATCATCGGTGGCGCGCTGACTGGCGCACTGTCTATGGCGGTGGGCGCTAAGCTGATGGCACCACACGGCGGTCTGTTCGTGCTGTTAATTCCTGGCGCGATTACCCCGGTTATCGGCTACCTGTTAGCGATCATTGCGGGTACTGTCGTCGCTGGCGTGCTGTACGCACTGCTGAAACGCTCTGATGAACAACTGGCGAAAGTCGCGTAA
- the nfo gene encoding deoxyribonuclease IV yields the protein MKYIGAHVSASGGVDQAVIRAHEIKATAFALFTKNQRQWQAAPLSTEVIDRFKAACEQYAYTPAQILPHDSYLINLGHPDAEALDKSRIAFIDEMSRCQQLGLSLLNFHPGSHLKQIKEADCLARIAESINIALAETDGVTAVIENTAGQGSNLGFRFEHLAAIIDGVEDKSRVGVCIDTCHAFAGGYDLRTEADCEATFTEFDRIVGFRYLRGMHLNDAKSAFASRVDRHHSLGEGNIGKTAFRYIMKDTRFDGIPMILETINPDIWADEIAWLKSEAQR from the coding sequence AAATACATCGGGGCGCACGTTAGCGCATCTGGCGGAGTCGATCAGGCCGTGATTCGCGCACATGAGATAAAGGCGACAGCTTTCGCCTTGTTTACCAAGAATCAGCGCCAATGGCAGGCCGCACCGCTCAGCACAGAGGTCATCGACCGTTTTAAAGCCGCCTGTGAGCAGTACGCCTACACGCCAGCACAGATTCTGCCCCACGATAGCTATCTGATTAATCTGGGTCACCCGGACGCCGAGGCGCTGGATAAGTCACGTATCGCGTTTATTGATGAAATGTCTCGCTGCCAGCAGCTTGGGCTGAGCCTGCTGAATTTTCATCCCGGTAGCCACCTGAAACAGATAAAGGAAGCAGACTGTCTGGCACGTATCGCTGAGTCGATTAACATCGCGCTGGCGGAAACGGATGGCGTCACCGCCGTAATTGAGAATACCGCCGGGCAAGGCAGTAATTTGGGATTCCGCTTTGAGCATCTGGCAGCCATCATCGACGGCGTAGAAGATAAAAGCCGCGTCGGCGTCTGTATCGATACCTGCCACGCGTTTGCCGGTGGCTATGACCTGCGGACAGAAGCCGATTGCGAAGCCACTTTCACTGAATTCGATCGCATTGTTGGGTTTCGCTATCTGCGCGGAATGCATTTGAATGATGCCAAAAGCGCGTTCGCCAGCCGTGTTGACCGGCACCATAGTCTGGGGGAAGGCAATATCGGCAAAACCGCTTTCCGCTATATTATGAAAGATACCCGTTTTGACGGTATCCCGATGATTTTGGAAACGATCAACCCCGATATCTGGGCTGATGAAATCGCCTGGCTCAAATCCGAAGCCCAGCGCTAG